From the genome of Gemmatimonadaceae bacterium:
CGCCCATGTAGTACTGCAGGTCGGTCGTGTACTTGAGATCGTTGTGCAGGTACCGCATGAACGCCGCCATGAAGGCGCCCGACGGCGCGACGTCGGACGGATCGTAGTCCTGCCGCTGATTGGCCGCATTGCCGTTGATTCCCGTTAGGCGCGTGTCGTACCGGCCCATGATCAAGCGCTGGTCGCGCAGCAGCTCGGTGCGGAAGCTGCCGGCGTCGAGGCGCAGGTTCGTGTTCATCAAGTACTGCTCGGAGATGCCGGTGAGTTGCGACAGCTTCTGCGCAACCGCCTGCCGCTCGGATTGCGAGAGATCGTTGCCCTTCGCCAGCGCGGTCATGTAGTCGCCGAACGCATACTCGCGCGACTGCGCCACCACCTGCTCGAGCGACTCGCTCTGCAGGGCCGACGGCAGCTTCTTGTGATACCATGCCGTGGCCGTGTACGTCGGCAGGAACGTCGAGTACGCGATGTCGTTGGTTGGCTCCTGCGAGATGTACTGGAAGTCGAGCACGGTGCCCAACAGCATGATCCCGTTCAGCTCGATGCCCTCGCGCTCCTGCAGCTCGCTCGCCAGACCGGCCGAGCGGAACGTGCCGTAGCTCTCGCCAAAGAGATACTTGGGCGATGCCCAGCGGTCGTACTTGTCGAGGTAGTCGCGGATGAACTGGCCGAACATCTCGACGTCGTTCACCGCGCCGGTGAACTCGGAGGCTTTGACGCCGGGTGCCGGGCGCGAATACCCGGTCATCATCGCGTCCACCTGCACCAGGTCGGTCACGTCTAACGGAGTATTCGGATTGTCGACCAGGTTGTAGGGCGGCGCGGGTTCAGACCCTGCGGGTCCCATCTCCGGATGCTTGGGGCTCATGATGCCTTCGTCGAGCCAGATCGACGCCGAGCCGGGACCGCCGTTGAAGAAGAACGTCACCGGGCGGTTGGCCGGATCGACGCCATCCTTCGTGTAGGAAATGTAGAAGACGGTCGCGGCGGGTTTCCCCGTGGAGTCGCGCAGCACCATGGTGCCGGCGCGCGCCGTGTACGCCACCGGTTTGCCATCCACCGTGATCGTGTGCTGCGTCGTCGACACGCGCTCGACTGGCGCGACGCCAACATTCGAATCGGGCGCAGCGCTGTCGCGCTGCATCGCGGGTCGCTGGACCCCAGGGCGCTGGCCCGGTGGTCCTTGCCGTTGTTGGGCCGCGGCAGAGCCGGCGGCCAGGAACGAGAGGGCGGTGCCGAACAACACCAAACTCGTGCGCATGACGGGCACTCCTTGTATCCGGTTCACGATGGGATCGAGCGACGGCGATGATTATGGACAGATGTCGTCACGATAGTAGAACGAAGAGGTGGCTCGGATCGCTGCAGTTAAGCCGGACAAGGCCGGACAGGGCCGGACAGGACCGGAGAAAAACAAACTTGCGACCTCTTTAGCCGCCGTCAGTCCGGCCTTGTCTGGCCGTGTTCCACCTTGTCCGACCTGAGGCCGGCAATGCTCGGGTTGGCCACCCGTCCCTCGAGATCGAACACCTCAATCTCGTTTCTGCCGCGGCGAAGCCACACGCCGGGCAGATAGAGCGTCTGCTGCGGTCCGACGCGCCAGTAGCGGCCGAGGTTGATGCCGTTCACGAAGACGATGCCGCGCTTCCAGCCGCGCATGTCGAGAAACGTGTCGCCGGTGCTGTCGATCGTAAAGGACCCTCGGTAGACGCTGGGGCGATTCTCGGCGGCGAAATGCCCTGTGGCGTGGGCCGGCACATCGAATGGGAGGCCAAACATTTCCCATCCGGTGAGCCGCACGCCGCCTAACGTGACCGGCTCGACGATGCCCTTGCGGTCGTCCACGAGCAGCGGGCCATAGTTGATGTGTCCCGTGTTCTCGACGAAGATGTCGAGGCGGGCGCCGGCGGGAACGTCCAGGCGGGCGGTGAACGCGCTCGTGCGGCGTGCGAGCGTCGCAACGCGGCGGCCGTTCACGAACACCTCGCCGAAGTCGCGCAGGCCCGGCACGGCCAGCATACCATCGGCGGCGGCGGACATCCGATGGCGGTAGAGCACGTAGCCGTGCGCCTGTCCAAGATCGGCGAACGACAGCGGATCTGGCGCGCGCACGGGCGCCGTGTGGGCGACGAGGTCCAGGATGTCCGCGGCCTGCGTTAGGCCAAACCGCCGAATGGCGATCGCGGGCAAACGCGCCGGAACATCCGGAATCGGATACGACACGTGGCGGCGGATCACGTCGCGCAGGGCGTAGTACTTCTCGTTGGGCCAGCCGGCTTCCGACAACGGCGCGCCGTAGTCGTAACTGGTCATGCTCGGCTCGATCGGCTCGGTCGTCGTGTAGTTGGCGCCCGACGTGAACCCGAAGTTCGTGCCGCCGTGAAACATGTACAGGCTCACGCTCGCGCCGCGCGACAGCAGGCTGTCGTACTGCGGCAGGAACCCCGAGAGCGGCGTGGATGGCAACGGCTCGTCCCAGTGCGTGAGCCACCCCGGATAGAACTCCGCCACCATGTACGGGCCCATGCCGTGGTTGTATGGCTCGACGTGCGCGACGAGTGAGTCGTAGTTGGTCTCGCCGGTCACCGAGGCGAACACGCCGGGCATCGATCCCTTCGCCAGCTCGGCAGCGCCGTCGGCCGTGAAGAGCGGGGCATCGATGCCCGCATCCACGAACATGCGGCGTGTCGCATTCTTGTACGCGGAGTCGGCGCCGAACGAGCCGTACTCGTTTTCCACCTGGACCATGAGAATGGGTCCGCCGTGCGTCACGAGCAGCGGCCTGATCTGGCCGCCTAACGCACGCAGGTAGCGTTGGGCCGCGCGCTGGTACCGGGGATCGTTGCTGCGCACGCGCGCGGCCGGCGAGCGCAGCAGGTACGATGGAATGCCGCCGAAGTCCCATTCGGCGCACACGTAGGGGCCGGGCCGCAGAATCACCCACAGCCCTTCCTGTTGTGCTTCGCGAACGAACTCGGCGAGATCGCGATTGCCGGTGTGGAAGTCGAATACGCCGGGCGCGCGCTCGTGATAGTTCCAGAAGACGTACGTCGCGATGGTGTTGAGCCCCATCGCCTTCGCCATCCGCAGGCGATGCCGCCAGTATTCGCGCGGGATTCGCGCGTAATGCATCTCGCCGGCGATGATCTGGAACGGCTTGCCGTCGAGCAGGAACGCGCCTCGGCCGATCGCAAAGGTGTGGGCGGCGCGTTCGGTCGCTACGACGTTCGGCGACGCGCCGTAGAGTCCGATCAGACACAGTGCGGCGAGGCCGCGGCGCGCGCCGCGGCTCCAGCGCGCGAGCGCCGCGTCGCGCGTCCGCCTCCATTGACGATGCGTGGCTGGGGCGATAGTCTCGCCACGACGAATCCTTCGAGTGTTGCGCATTGGCAGTCGACCCCGATCGTCTATCCGTGTCCGCGTCCGTCACCCGCCGCGCCTTTCTCGAGCGGAGTGGCGGCCTGATGCTCGGCGCCGGCGCGCTTGCGTTAGGCGTGGGGCGCGCGGCTGCCGGGGCGGACGAGATCTCGCTGGGCAACGATGCCATCTCGGCTATCTGGACCACAACCGGCGGCTCGCTGCGCCCGGCGCGTTTCACCGACGGCGTCAACAAGACCGCGCTGCCCGTGCCCGCGCAAGTCTTCACGCTTGCGTTCGCGGACAAGACCACGCTCGACGCGGCCGATATGCGCATTGCAGCGCCGCCGATCACCGAGGTGGTCGCAGGCGCGCCGGCCGCGTCGCGTGCCGCCGAGCGTGTAGGCGGCCGGAGGGTGACCGTGCGGCTGCGCGATGGCGGCGGCCGGATCGAGGCCGTGTGGCGCGCC
Proteins encoded in this window:
- a CDS encoding beta-galactosidase family protein; its protein translation is MRNTRRIRRGETIAPATHRQWRRTRDAALARWSRGARRGLAALCLIGLYGASPNVVATERAAHTFAIGRGAFLLDGKPFQIIAGEMHYARIPREYWRHRLRMAKAMGLNTIATYVFWNYHERAPGVFDFHTGNRDLAEFVREAQQEGLWVILRPGPYVCAEWDFGGIPSYLLRSPAARVRSNDPRYQRAAQRYLRALGGQIRPLLVTHGGPILMVQVENEYGSFGADSAYKNATRRMFVDAGIDAPLFTADGAAELAKGSMPGVFASVTGETNYDSLVAHVEPYNHGMGPYMVAEFYPGWLTHWDEPLPSTPLSGFLPQYDSLLSRGASVSLYMFHGGTNFGFTSGANYTTTEPIEPSMTSYDYGAPLSEAGWPNEKYYALRDVIRRHVSYPIPDVPARLPAIAIRRFGLTQAADILDLVAHTAPVRAPDPLSFADLGQAHGYVLYRHRMSAAADGMLAVPGLRDFGEVFVNGRRVATLARRTSAFTARLDVPAGARLDIFVENTGHINYGPLLVDDRKGIVEPVTLGGVRLTGWEMFGLPFDVPAHATGHFAAENRPSVYRGSFTIDSTGDTFLDMRGWKRGIVFVNGINLGRYWRVGPQQTLYLPGVWLRRGRNEIEVFDLEGRVANPSIAGLRSDKVEHGQTRPD